A window of Epinephelus lanceolatus isolate andai-2023 chromosome 3, ASM4190304v1, whole genome shotgun sequence genomic DNA:
tcaaaacactagtcagtggcggaggtttctgtgaagtgctgtcaagtttagttgatttaaaacacacattaaacacacattaaacatgacttaatagagacattttcaaacacaagtacacaaatcagcttcactgtaactcgcagcattcacagacaaacacttgtctttatctggacacattttccccacagacacaacatgctaatgtttttagcacaagcctgtggcattttacattgtataaattagcctagcagctagtggacttttcctctactcatataaaaccagggacaacagcaacatttaacaaaggtaacgttatagaattcggctccattaaaactcacaaggttcactgactaAATACGTTTTCccaacaaatgtaacatgctaacgttattagcacaagcctatggcattttacactgtataaattagcctagcaacgagcgtagatttcctctgctcatattaagccaggataaatcccgaaggatgaatcacacacaagacttaaaatgctatttttgtggaggtttTATTGCCTTTACAATTTaatgtttcttatctgtgaaattgaAGTAAATTAAAGCTagaaatggtgtcagcttacaaaaatagacaggaggtctgtgtcgtgTGACgcatagttacatttctggggaggtgtacGTCAGACTACAGTGTAGGGTACGGCGTCgatttgacgcagaagtataaatttcGCTTTAGTTCTGAAAGCTTTTCTCATGGTGTCAGCCTGAAAGGtacctgtggagtttttgaacAGTAGTGGCGCTATGGAGTAATGGTTTTGTAAGTTGTCCACAATTATGAATTGTTCCACTGATTGACAGTTGGATAGCAATGAGGTAGACGGGCATCAGGTTGCCAGCAAAATTATGAAGACGACGACCACTAGCTAGCAAATATGGATGTAAACAGTGCAGGTTTAAAAATCATCAAATttgtcttccttccttctgcatgTAAAGAAACTTTTATAGGGAAGGAAATGCACTCAGCATGTTTATTAGGCCTCAAAGATATACAAAATGGCTCTGGTGAGAAACCTTTAATGAAAAGCTCCACAGGGAGGGATAATGGCTCATCAGAaggttaatgtttttgttttgtttgtttttttcccgcAGGTTTTGCTTGGATTCTGCACGGCAGACCCGCCAACGGCTTTCCATCAACTGGTCAAACTTTAGTTTGAAGAAAGCTACGTTTGCTGCACATTGAGGGTGTTAGTGAGTGACTGTCAGGACACAATCAGTACCTTAACAGCTATACCAACCCACACGTTTCCCCCCTGCCCTGCCCATCCCTTTACCTCCACCCAGCTGTTATCCTCCCAGAACTTCTCTCCTGCTGTGCCCAAATCACACCCACGCTGCCTTGCTTTGTTCTTGTCGCTGTGTGGTTCCAACACAGACCCATCTGGACTGATCGACCTGCagaactaaaaacaaaaatgaaaattaaatgacacaaaaagaatcacaaaatgctactttacATCTGATTAATTTTCCTTGCGTGCTTGTGTGCTTTTAGTCTGAGTTGGGCATTTCTCTTGACTGAAAAAGCCATGGTCTGAAATTATTTTCTTATATTGGCTTACCTGTAGTCAGAAGATGCTTACTATGTCTGGATGgtttccttaaaaaaacaagaaaaaagagaCAATGGAAActccaaaaaaagagaaatgtaaTGAATTAAAAGCTGTATTTGAGATATTGTGGCTTATTATCCCATCGTTTCCCCGTTCCTAGCACGGCATCTCATCCACATGATTGACAAGGGAATGGGCTTGGTCAGCTGGTCTCCACACcctgctcccccctccccccaccaccaccaccaccaccacaaccacctCCACCCTATTTCACAGAAAGGAGGAAATCGTAATACTTGACAATGTTCTTTTTTGGTTTTTAAGTTCTGTTTAACAAACTGTTGAGTAAAAGTGTACCAgttacagtttttgttttctttatttttgacCTGTAGCCAGCTTGTATCAGAATACTTTCAGAATGAAATTGAAAAAGAACAATACTCACACTATCAATCTGTTATAGAGTGTATATTGTATTAACACTGAAGCCAAACTGGCTACTTTTAACATATTGTTAAGTAATATTAAatcttgtctttcttttttgaaaGATGGAATACAGTAGTATGGCAGGATTATGCGTCTTGTGTCAAATCTTATTTCCTACATGCAGTAGAAAGGACATGGACACTTAAAACTACACATAGGCCTACATGTAAAGACATAGTTTAACTGTTGGGAGGTCAGAGTGTTTGCTCTCTGGCAGAGTTAGATAAGACGATCACTACGACAGATATGAGTATATCTGTCCTTGAAATACAGAACTACAGcgagcagccagttagcttagcatgactGGACTACGCTTACCAGCAGATCACTTCTTAACacaattgtgtttgtttaatttcttccaaaaaaaaaaaaaaagtgtaaatacAACAATAGGCTGTTTTATGGAGGGTTTGTGCTGGACTTGGCCAGGACCAATAGATTCTTGGAGTCTTGAGCGATTGCGTGACAACTGTTTAGTGCTATTAAATAGTCCAGCACATTAGCATCTGTAAAATGGCATATTGTTTTGTACTGATTAAATAAACAAGATAATAGCGTGTTGATGAGTCATAGAGATGCTCGGAGGCAGATTTTGTCACTGTTGGACAGAGTCAAGCTAACGGTTTCTCCCTgttttgtgctaagctaactggctgcaaCTTCCTATTTAACGCACAAATAGAATTGTATTATATTTCTTGTGTGACtgttggcaagaaagcaaaagtTTATTTTCCAGAAGTTCCCCAATTTATGCtggattttaatttgttttttaaagcaaaactgACAAACTCATCTCCCCTCCAAGGTCAGTTCACCTCAGTGCGATCATGCCTGTATGGGACCGGTGTGTCGCACATACCGCTTGCGGCAAAGCAGTAATTTCACCTATTGttgctgctctgcatgtctACATGGTTGCAGGGTGAGTCACACCCTCAAACAAATATGTGTTCCTTTTGGGAAATCCACTAATTGACAGTCAAAATAAGTCAAGAAGGCCACTGTAACTGAGTCATGTAGATCCCGAGGTTCAGTTTCAATTGTTAAGCACGTTGAAGAAAGGTAGCCGCCACTGGGCCACTTCAGGCATTTACATGTAGCCCCATTTCATACATGCACATGAAACTCTAGGGAAAATTGATTTGAGGCCGTTTTGAAATCAAGTACATTCCCTCAGGGTGAAGTGAGCGTGAAATGAGGTCATGCTTTGGCTTATCTAGATGGAGATGAGTTAATGCATACCTTTCACTGAATAGCACTGACAGGACAAAGTGTCCAGCAATAAAAGTTTCCGTTGGTGTTTTTCCACCAGTTTGTTTGGATTAAACAGAGGCTACACATGACTGCTGAGCTTCCCTTACTTATGTACAGTGGTTAAATATGCTCAGTACAATGTTTAACTGTCTGGGCAAAGCTTGAGAAAACTAGGAACTAATGAGTTTCAATTTGAGGTCATTTTACTTGTTAATTTCACATCTGAAACAAAGAGAATAAGATGCCCAACAATTCCAGGATGCAAAATGTTAACATATTTTCACTCTTACTGAAATAAAAGTAGGATTTTTCTTAATTTggaaaaatgttaaatattaacaAGTACAGTATGTTCATATCTTACATTTATAGCCAAATGGATAAGGTGTAGAGGAAGTGAGTTACAGTTATGCTCCCCACAGACTGCTTCCTCTTAACTTTTTTGAAGAGTGACTCTCTCCTCAAACCAAGGGATTTCACAATGAAAAATTACCACTCATTCAAATTTCGATGATTGAGAGACCTATGGTAAATGTACTTCATACGagggaagacaaaaaaaagttttggtttGTGAGAGCCACCAGAGCAGATCTGActcataattttcttttttcagctATGAATGACTGTCTGGCTGTTTGTAGAGCGTGCTCGCTCTCAGTCACCAGTGATGTAAGATGGGATCTACCACATTTAAGCAAATGCCCCACAAAACTACGCTAACGTAGACAAGCCAAAAGCACCGAGCTAAATGTCTCAGAAACAAACGTGGGCCGTGatctaaataaaacatgaaattgGCACAGATTTGTGTTTTGTGATATTTGCAGAGACACTAGCTACTGAGGTCAACACTTTCCCCTCACTTAATAATAGATTAATACATCTGTAGAAGTAACTTGAAAAAAAATTTCCACTatgtgtccttttaaaaatgttcccCTGTCTTGACCTTTGCTGTGAAGAAATGGTCCTAGCTGATGAAGTAAAACACAATGATGCACTCAGAGCAGTCTGACAATGACAGGGGCCAGCGCCAATAGGATTATTAGAAGGGTTCACAGCTGCCTTGTAGCTTGTAATCAGAATGCTGATCTTTTCATTGTCAACTGCCTGGAGCGCTTCAGGATCACATACACTTCCAAAGAGGGAATCCCCTCCTCCTTTTTTGGCTACAGTCTGTCACTATCCTGTTTTTGATAGCCAAAACCTTAGACTCTCTTACcaaaaaatcctttaaaaaaCACTCAGCATTCACACCAGCTACCTCAACCGACgtatgataaataaaaaatgatctgCTTAAGTCGACAGCACTCCATTTTCAAATAAACGTGTCTGCTTTTTTGGGATTTCCCTCGTGATGGCGGGAAATTCCCGTTCTTTTAGGATACACATAAGATTAAAGGCTGTATCTATCCATTCTGTATTTGTCTGGATAAGTGTCAGGCTGAAGTTTTCCCTCTTTGTTAAAGTACACGACAGCTACACCAGCACATCCTGACGCTTTGAAACTAGTTTCCAACAGGAACTGATCTACCGCTCTGTCACCTGACTTTTCTTATTAATTCTATTGTTTCTTAGAAAAGTTCCCAGACACCTCAGGTGGGGACTTGTGAcctatttttttccactgtcaGATCGGTGGGtagccttttttttctgtgtggaaGTTCAGTCACTTATAGACCCTGCTGTAAACGCGTGGGCGTGTGTGGCGAGGGGGAGAATCCCCAGCAGAGAGCTCATGGCCTTTTTAGGGCCTGTGTGTATTTCTACCAGTCTGCATGTGGTTGGCTTTATATACGAGGTACTGAAGTTGCCCTTTAAAGCCAAAATTGGTACCAGTTGTTCTGTGGGCACATGAATTGGAGTCATGGTGGTGTGTTATGTAAATTACATAAATGTGTTTGAAACTTATTCAGCCACAAATATCTTCCCCGGTTAGCTGATGAGTAAGTTACCATGTGATGCTGCCTGCTGTCATTTGAATGCTCGGGGAGTTGTGTGACATACCAACTGTCAAAcctcttcattttgttttcacaagTAGTTCTtcaacactttttattttaagcatttttcttgACCAAAGCTTAGccttaattttaattttggtggaaaGATTTGAAatttgacaaacaaaaaacattcctTTGAGAGACACCAAAATAATTTTACAGTTcttcattttggaaaatattcGTCTCCTTACAGTTAGATGGTAAGATTGGCACCACTCTctcatacagacatgagagtggaaTCTTCCTATCCGACTCttggtgagaaaaacaaagtcattatctagaaatataatatttaatagTATTTAACTAAAGTCTGTGAAATACTTGCTAAATAGAAACCACATTTGTTACCATCCCATAAATCTATAACGTTACAACCTGGAGTACTTGTACCCCAGGGTGTGGAGCCGCccaagtaataaaaaaaaattaaattatgatTTAATTGAAATAATATACAACTATTGGTCAGCTGTGACATCTGAACACTACATGCTGCAGTTATGAGTGTGTGAAAGCTAGCGTTAGCAAGTAAGCACCAGAGTTTaaacaggtaacgttagctaaaaaTGGTAAATAACACAAATGGATTAAAGCATCTAAATAGCTGTAATGGCTCAGCGATTGAAATCGTTGAAAggaatggataaatggttaaacCTGTTGACTAAGTATAGGAcaaatggttgaaatagttgACTTCTGAGTAAACTAATTAGCCAACAAAAATGGACAAGCAGTAAAAATAGCTAAAAGTATAAGTGGCTAAAATGGTTAGCTAAAATTACTGACTAAACAGATAACATAATTAGCCTAAAGTAGAGGTTAAATGGTTGAAATATTCAGCTTCACTTCAAGTAGTAGTAGGGTAAGAACAAAGTCAATTTACCGTACATGTCATATGTACACGGTTtgataaccatcaacttttatatcacggtataacgTTACCTTGAAAGCAGTGTCTTACTGCAACCCTGGTTGGGAGAAATAAATTGGTAGAGTAGCCTATTTTGTTGTTACAGCACGAAAAATATAAATCTTGTGAGGGGGCAAGATTCCCCCAAGGTTAAAAATGAGCTATCTAAcgaaataaaacaaactacattTTTATTTCGGGATGTCTTCCTCCGGCAAGTTTGCTAAAAATGTTAGCTAATTCTAGATAGGTAATGCTCATGattgctagttagctagctaataacgttagcaaaCTGTTGAAACTACATTACTATACTACTGCTATATATAGATATGAACTAAAATCACATATGACTATATACTAACTAGATAGGGGGACATCTTGCCCGAAATGGACTAACTTTAAATTTTTACTTTAACAGAAAATCACAGCTTTTTATGTACAATCCAATATAAATCCATAGATCAGTATTTTCCAGTGACAAAAAATTAGATCAGTTTACCCCAAAACAGTTCTGGTGGAATACACCACTCGAAAAAATTAAGgtaacacttaaatcacacatcagatcttgatgaactaATTATTAAAGTTGAAGATCCTTACTaatgtacattgtataatttgttgagaacaaaataaaatttaaaaaaaaaacagtcaatggAAACTAAAAttgtcaacccactgagggctggattcaaagtCACACCTTGATCCAACTTGTGTGAATTTTGTAAggacaactcataatgtgactcagtagtgtgaaTGGCCCCCAtgtgcctgtatgcactcccGACCatgtctgggcatgctcctgatgagtcggcggatggtctcctgggggatctcctccaaGACCTGggtcagggcatcagtgagctcctgcaCAGTTTGTGGTGGTACTTGGCAGCTCTGGATGCATTGATACATGACGTCCCATAGTTGCTCAACTGGATTTAGGTCAGAGGTacaagagggccagtcaatgccatcgatgccttcatcatcctggaactgcctacacactctggccacatgaggccaggcattgtcctgcaccaggaggaacccagggcccactgcaccagcgtaaggtctgacaattgctctgaggatttcatcccggtacctaacagcagtcagggtaccattggctatgacatggaggtctgtgcgaccctccaaggatatgcctccccagaccatcactgacccaacGCCAAACTGTTCATGccggatgatgttacaggcagtgTAACGTTCACCATGGCATCTCAGGACTCTGTCATGCCTGTCGCATGAGAACGGGGCACCAATGGCGGACCTGccagttctggtgttctctggcgaaTGCCAATCGAGCTGCACGGttctgggctgtgagcacaggtccctcTAGAGGACGTTGGGCCCTCATGcggtctgtttctgacagttttgtcctgctgctgggttgatgccttTCTACGGGCCTGTCCAGCCCTCATGTAATGGccagtctcctggtatctcctccatgctcttgagactgtgctgggagacacagcaaacagcATGTGCCATCCtagaggagctggactacctgtgtaacctgattgggctgcaggtaccgcctcatgctaaCAGATaatgacaaggacactagcagaacacaaaactagagaagaatcagtcaggaaggataaggagagagcaactgtctctggccaccacatgtaaaaccattccctttttgggggttgtcttgcttttgcctctccattgcacctgttgtcactttcatttgcacaaaagcaggtgaaactgatttacaatcacttgtgcttcctaatggacagattgatatccctgaagttcagctgacttggtgttatactgtgacgGTTAAGTGTTcccttcctttttttaattctcaAGAATGCAGCTATTCAGATGAAATTTCACAATTCACTATTTCATAGCCCTTCATTACATGTGTCGAGAGTTGATTTAGAACCATATATTGGTTAGGAGAGGAATGAAAGGGGTTGGGGTGTCTTACCCTGGGGCACATCTTCCCCCATCTTAccctagtagtagtagtagtaatagtagtagtagagTACAATGGCCAAACCAACCTAAATATTGGCAGTTTACTGTATAAAGAAAATTACCAATACTGACTTTTACATTGGGAATCAATGTATGTTCCAAAGTAGATTAAGAGTCATACACTTTACAATCACACAGCAACATCTACCTACAGTTTGCCAACATTAGCTAACAATCTATAGGTCGTACCAGACCAAGTAAAGCTGTACAGTGACAAAACCCCTGAGTATTGAGCAAGAGTATTCAACTTCTCTTCTGTAAGAAGAAAGTGTCGAAAGTGTGTCTTATTTTTCAAAAGCTTTCAGTCTTGATCTGATTAAAAACAATGCAGCAAAAGGTGGTGTGTGTTCACTCACACTCAGAGAACAAAGTTATTTGGCTACGTCTTTACTGTGCTCTGCAACTGCCTACTTCCTTTAAAAACAGGGGATGTCCAGCTTCCTGTGCTTACTACACTAAACCCATGACAACTGATTCACCAAACAGCACCGTTGGCCTGTTTGTGTCAAAAAGGTACTTCACAGCGACTGACTGCAGAATGTTTTGGTCACTGACTGATCCGCAGGCTGTTGTTGGATGTAACTTGAGCTATGTTCTTTCTCTGGTCTTCTCAGTACCCCTGCAGTGTTTGCCTCAGCCACACAACAGCTGGGAATATGGCTGTCACAGTACAGCGTGCCCATTCAGGCAACACTGGGAAGGGGTTTTCCACCGCGCACAAGCACATACACGTGAcacagatggacacacacaaacacacactaaaaagACATGCACACAGACTTAGATTAAATAGCGCCAACATTTTCGTGGTTAGGCTATGATCTGCGGTTACAGCTCCAGGCTGCAGACTGTCTCAAGAATTAAAATACCCCACGCGATAATGAAACATACTTAAAGCTATATAAATCACCATAAGATAAAGTGTGGATAAACAAGtcttttattacaaaaataatgtGCCAGCTCCAGAAAAACAGCACAAGCTCTCCAAAAATAAGCATATTATTGTCAGTTGGGATGCAAGTCTTACATACACTGTTAGAAAAAGTGgatcaaatatatttttccatTTATATTGAATATTTTTGATCCCAAAAGTttaccaggaaaaaaaatatttcatggctttggtggaaaaaaggcaaaaaacctTTTCCTATTATTGATGCACAgagaataaatattaatataatagttatatattttaaatctgttaagAATATATAATTTACAGAACAGAAATATGTAAAGTtcaatcaaaaacaaacaactaatAGCACCACATTATCCAAAGTAAGAAGCTTATGCGTCATGAATCTCTTAATCGTACAATCCTACGATTTGACTAAATGTCATGAAAGTGCAACAGGTTTGTAATTTGACACATTGAGGTATATGATATTTGATATATTGCATTCACATCCACTTTCCCACCACAATAATCTCCTGCACTGCCACAGGAGAACACTAAGAACCTGACACTGGATATTCAACTATGCAGACTGATGAACTCATTTCTCTTGCGACAGGGGAACTTTGGGTTGTACTGTTTTGCTTCACTATGTACAAACATCTTAAGTCAGTCGTTTCATTTGTAGTCAAGTCTCTCCGATTTGGAAACTCCACTCAGGTTATTTTCTGCCGTGTAGTGCTGCTCTTCAGTGTTCAATTACTGTCAGTGAGAGATAAGTGTCTTTTCCAAAAATGAGTGTTGTTCCGCTTATAGTTTGGCACACTCTTCACAATGGTTCAGGTACTCTGCAGCGTCCGTGTCACTGAACGTGGCGAGGCAACGTGGGCACTGTAGCTCTGACATGCCTGGGCATTCGTTCCAAGCGGGGCTCGGTGTTGCTGCCGCAGCTGCAGGCTGTTGCTGCATCTCAGCAGTGGTCCTCAATAGAGGCTCTGAGGAGTCCTTATGTCGCCTTGAGGTGATCCTGTGTCCTATGTGGACACGGCACATGGGAACCACGTCTCTGTTGTCTCTGCTTGTACCCTGCTGAAGACAATTATGTTTGAACACCATTAGGATTGCACAAGAACCAATAAAGGAAGTAAATGTGTCTAAAGATGCACTCATCCACCTTGTTAAAGGGCCATCACCTCACCTGTTTGTGTAGCTGCTGCTTCAACTGGTAAACCTGCTCCTTCAGGTCTTGGATCTGGCCCTGTGCTCGTTCTCTGTCGGCACGCTCCGACTTAAAGTCCTCTGCGTAGATGAGGACCTGATTAGGGAAAACAAAGAACCTTTAGTCTTTGTTTCTTCAGAAAATCACTTGTCTGTATCCAGTCAAATTCTACAAACAAAATCTTGAATGAGACCACGATGTAGCACCGACCTGCTGCTCCAGAGTCTGGATGCGCTCTTGGTCATGCCTCCTTATCTCCTCCACGCCTCTACCTAGCCGCGCACACTCGCTCATCTTCTCCTCAAGTAAGCCATTGAGCCTGGAAATCTCCTGGTGAAGCAACCCGGTGCTTATGGAGCCAAGCCCTGGCACCAAGCCCTGCCCAGAGGTCTCCTTCAGCCTCTGACATAAACCTCTGATGTAGTCCTCCCTGCTGGAGTCATACTTCTGCCACCGAGAGTTCAGACCTTGCACCTGAAAGGAGAATTACAGCATAAAAGGTTAGACCTTCTGATCATGTGCTCTGATCTGCATTTCACTTTGAAGTTGAATGTCAGCAcagtcattttaaaatgtaactttttGAAGTGCCTGATTGATTTCAAGGGAAAATATAAGTAAGTATCATCTACTTGAAGACTTACATATGCCACTCGCTGCTTTAGCTGCTGATTCTCCTCCTGAAGTTGACGGATTTGAGCGTTCACACTACTCAGATCAGAGGACTCTGTCATCTGGAGAAAATGGTGCAAGAGAGGTCACGGAATAGCCCTCCCAAGAGACAACAACAGGTCCAATCCACAAGTAAATACAgcaaaaagccccccaaaaTGGTCGATCACACACCTCCTTAGACTTCTGCTGCAGAGCCAcatcctccacctctcctcctcctgccttcTTCTCCTCCAGCCTGGCCAGCAGCTCCTGGCACACCTTCACTGTTGCGCCGAGCTGGCTGCGCAGCTGGTCAGCCTCCTCGGCCAGGGATGTGCACAGCACGGCTCTGGTGGCCTCTGAGCGCTCCCTCTCCTGCAGGGCCGACCGCAGCCTCTGGATCTCCTGATCCTTCTCGTGGTCGGGCTGACACCTGACactctccagctccagctccttcTCTCGGAGCTGCACGGTCAGCCTCTGGATCTCCTGGGAGGAGGACGAGGGGGGTTAATTGCATGACCACATCAGGGTTTAATgagatatttttgtcatattatATGTATTATAGATGTGTACAGATACATATATGATTAAAATGTATTCTAATTATGTTCATGTCACTGGGGTTGTCCTTGactttttacagtaaaaaatgccaaattaaaacaacactgaacaTCACATCACCCCTAGATGACAATGATAGTGGTAAAAACATTACTTAAATAATGAAATATGGACTTTAGGGTATTTAAAGCTTATTATTTCTTGAGAATACCTACTCAAAGTGTGCCTACATGGACAGACCTGTGCCACTGTATTAACTTTTCTCCATCAGCCAACTTTCTAACACTAATCTGTATGGATCAACACATTAAAAGCATCTCCAGCACTATTTTACCTCTGCTTGTCTCGACGCCTTTAACTCCATTTCGTTCCTCTTCTGCTTCAGCTTGCATATCTCCTTACACAAACTCTCCAGCAAAGAC
This region includes:
- the tnip2 gene encoding TNFAIP3-interacting protein 2 isoform X2, whose translation is MDNVSINTDTDALKDKLRSCSTLNTLYHETRQEIELLNKQIDVKDNIIADLKARLGRYERIYMTVGDNESVVIGPSKSLLESLCKEICKLKQKRNEMELKASRQAEEIQRLTVQLREKELELESVRCQPDHEKDQEIQRLRSALQERERSEATRAVLCTSLAEEADQLRSQLGATVKVCQELLARLEEKKAGGGEVEDVALQQKSKEMTESSDLSSVNAQIRQLQEENQQLKQRVAYVQGLNSRWQKYDSSREDYIRGLCQRLKETSGQGLVPGLGSISTGLLHQEISRLNGLLEEKMSECARLGRGVEEIRRHDQERIQTLEQQVLIYAEDFKSERADRERAQGQIQDLKEQVYQLKQQLHKQGTSRDNRDVVPMCRVHIGHRITSRRHKDSSEPLLRTTAEMQQQPAAAAATPSPAWNECPGMSELQCPRCLATFSDTDAAEYLNHCEECAKL
- the tnip2 gene encoding TNFAIP3-interacting protein 2 isoform X1, with amino-acid sequence MDNVSINTDTDALKDKLRSCSTLNTLYHETRQEIELLNKQIDVKDNIIADLKARLGRYERIYMTVGDNESVVIGPSKSLLESLCKEICKLKQKRNEMELKASRQAEEIQRLTVQLREKELELESVRCQPDHEKDQEIQRLRSALQERERSEATRAVLCTSLAEEADQLRSQLGATVKVCQELLARLEEKKAGGGEVEDVALQQKSKEMTESSDLSSVNAQIRQLQEENQQLKQRVAYVQGLNSRWQKYDSSREDYIRGLCQRLKETSGQGLVPGLGSISTGLLHQEISRLNGLLEEKMSECARLGRGVEEIRRHDQERIQTLEQQVLIYAEDFKSERADRERAQGQIQDLKEQVYQLKQQLHKQQGTSRDNRDVVPMCRVHIGHRITSRRHKDSSEPLLRTTAEMQQQPAAAAATPSPAWNECPGMSELQCPRCLATFSDTDAAEYLNHCEECAKL